The Chitinivibrionales bacterium genome contains a region encoding:
- a CDS encoding OmpA family protein, producing MPKEWHDINEPGFGFGAGKKEERVEAKEVEIITTVAKEDTTEVRLVEGAWRPGPNGYRFNEACKAFVKAEFLKDTARKRVKLKIFVRHEGEDEDLKQFPELFLDDNGEGEVEVTLYYGEKYYDAWCEDPSAKCHYLFRAEHSKGVKELESPLLEMPHVDKVHVDFVEIPDVLFNSDSAVPCLDENATVIGAVVAALNFAAANPSKEIVVFGHTDTEGREQYNYELSQARAQTVKALLGNDAALWKEAVGDKNQVQDYQLCLKSLTDSFGWSCDPGAVDNADGPKTQAGVKSFQAEFNERFGKSISVDGAMGPQTWEALFTVLRSLIEESYRKDDDKRTLPQLSWGNDGSGVYPCGESFPLDGDGKDNYASRENRRVEIAFWDTEQAPVLVAHSDTATVIPKEECPVFDESVVEKKPLDKDGFEPVLDGEIFLNTSTDELGIISPGDMKAMRREIEIFDAFLPWMKAFVSEENMSDKKRAATIHAVMYWMRVICEERDEQKVDDIVASLDSKIDEEKRKYLNEREQKGNVSPMGHKLKAGNIQEYWWVTGKRMIRVRNKNVPKRYRWFDRKTVGRKLRSELGEEKGNRKENNRSHKELEIKLFEKKLFPPGEGESQWCKEFNENFKKDFWESNTILDGGIGAQFLRYSYEGALGASIKWGDEKSIKAGAKIEGSASLTQAQGEIKVNLPNESGFDLIDFLRTKDPGFVDDDCGSAFLMFQIAFTGSAFVGVCASIQAELGVVLDPKSPEANKPSDSEESVSAGLQAGVDFFAGAKVDADAKLSLLMRLIDDYDTANNMKPEDGDWQELGDASFGTWAAIGAGISAGFKVGYFNGRVRYHSQIGAAFKIGAGTDIKGNVSVANSAKFIWTVVNAFNWKNISDVLQDNVYDLFQGLMANCFLAGNTLLKAWEEGSESLDEIMDNTREAMVKGLGKLKEVDDTFDKFIPGYSGFKQFNSNFLILRSTYNYLKRVNTEDAEKENAIRAVKESQANNRWHYATWQMKQNLIYEMRHGGAGLGGFSEEDKEDAVITVLKSCRHDMEFEKIVQGLKMGDSKNGREKVDISNLLDFKQQKEFDDLKIKYHYQ from the coding sequence ATGCCGAAAGAATGGCACGATATCAATGAGCCCGGTTTTGGCTTTGGCGCGGGTAAAAAAGAAGAACGTGTTGAGGCAAAAGAAGTCGAAATAATCACGACCGTGGCAAAGGAAGACACGACTGAGGTGCGGCTGGTCGAGGGCGCCTGGCGTCCGGGGCCCAACGGCTACCGGTTCAACGAGGCCTGCAAGGCTTTTGTAAAGGCCGAATTCCTCAAGGATACCGCCCGTAAACGGGTGAAACTCAAAATATTTGTCCGTCATGAAGGCGAGGATGAAGACCTGAAGCAGTTCCCTGAGTTGTTCCTCGATGATAACGGTGAAGGCGAAGTTGAGGTAACGCTCTACTATGGCGAAAAATATTATGACGCCTGGTGCGAGGATCCATCAGCCAAATGTCATTACCTGTTCCGCGCCGAACACAGCAAGGGGGTCAAAGAGCTCGAAAGTCCGCTCCTTGAGATGCCCCATGTTGATAAGGTACATGTGGATTTTGTCGAAATTCCCGATGTGCTTTTCAACAGCGACAGTGCGGTCCCGTGCCTGGATGAAAATGCAACGGTTATCGGTGCGGTTGTTGCCGCGTTGAATTTCGCAGCGGCTAATCCATCGAAAGAGATCGTTGTTTTTGGTCATACCGATACTGAGGGGAGGGAACAGTACAATTACGAATTATCGCAAGCGCGTGCCCAAACGGTCAAGGCACTTCTGGGGAACGATGCTGCATTATGGAAGGAGGCTGTTGGTGACAAAAATCAGGTACAGGATTATCAGTTGTGTCTCAAGTCCTTGACCGATTCTTTTGGGTGGTCTTGTGACCCGGGGGCTGTTGACAATGCTGACGGCCCGAAAACGCAGGCAGGGGTGAAATCATTTCAGGCAGAATTCAATGAGCGCTTCGGCAAATCGATCAGCGTAGACGGCGCGATGGGACCACAGACCTGGGAGGCTCTGTTTACTGTTTTGCGCTCTCTTATTGAAGAGTCATATCGTAAAGATGATGATAAAAGGACACTGCCGCAGCTCTCATGGGGTAATGATGGTTCGGGAGTGTATCCCTGCGGCGAGTCTTTCCCCCTTGATGGTGACGGAAAGGACAATTACGCATCCCGTGAGAACCGCCGGGTTGAAATCGCATTCTGGGATACGGAGCAGGCGCCAGTGCTGGTGGCCCACTCAGATACGGCAACAGTTATCCCCAAAGAGGAGTGCCCGGTTTTTGATGAAAGTGTTGTTGAGAAAAAGCCCCTTGACAAAGATGGTTTTGAGCCGGTGCTGGATGGGGAGATATTCCTTAATACGTCGACTGATGAACTGGGTATAATTTCTCCCGGTGATATGAAAGCGATGCGACGGGAGATCGAGATATTCGATGCCTTTCTTCCGTGGATGAAAGCTTTTGTATCGGAAGAAAACATGAGTGACAAAAAGCGGGCGGCAACCATTCATGCGGTAATGTACTGGATGAGAGTTATCTGCGAAGAAAGGGATGAACAGAAGGTTGATGATATTGTCGCCTCACTGGATTCAAAAATCGATGAAGAAAAGAGAAAATATCTCAATGAGCGGGAACAAAAAGGAAATGTATCGCCAATGGGGCATAAGCTGAAAGCAGGGAATATTCAGGAGTACTGGTGGGTGACTGGTAAACGCATGATCCGGGTACGGAACAAAAACGTTCCCAAACGGTACCGCTGGTTCGACAGGAAAACTGTTGGCAGAAAGCTCCGCAGCGAGCTTGGAGAGGAAAAGGGAAATCGCAAAGAAAACAATCGATCGCACAAGGAACTCGAGATCAAGTTATTCGAAAAGAAGCTTTTTCCTCCTGGTGAAGGTGAGTCGCAATGGTGCAAAGAATTTAATGAGAATTTCAAGAAAGATTTCTGGGAATCCAACACGATTCTTGATGGTGGCATTGGTGCTCAGTTCTTGCGGTATTCCTATGAAGGTGCCCTTGGGGCATCGATTAAATGGGGTGATGAAAAAAGCATAAAGGCCGGCGCAAAAATTGAAGGAAGTGCATCACTGACACAGGCCCAGGGAGAAATCAAGGTTAATTTGCCCAATGAATCCGGATTCGACCTGATAGATTTTCTCCGGACAAAGGATCCAGGGTTCGTTGATGATGATTGTGGTAGTGCATTTTTAATGTTTCAGATCGCGTTTACCGGTTCTGCATTCGTAGGCGTGTGTGCGTCGATTCAAGCTGAACTCGGTGTGGTGCTTGATCCCAAGAGTCCTGAAGCGAATAAGCCTTCGGACAGTGAGGAGTCTGTTTCTGCGGGACTACAAGCCGGAGTTGACTTCTTTGCCGGCGCAAAGGTTGACGCCGATGCTAAATTATCACTCTTAATGAGACTTATTGATGATTATGATACTGCAAATAATATGAAACCGGAGGATGGGGACTGGCAGGAGCTTGGTGACGCATCGTTCGGCACCTGGGCTGCAATAGGAGCGGGGATATCGGCGGGTTTTAAGGTTGGCTATTTTAATGGAAGAGTCAGATATCATTCTCAGATTGGTGCAGCCTTTAAAATCGGGGCGGGAACCGATATCAAAGGAAACGTGAGTGTCGCCAATAGTGCAAAATTTATCTGGACTGTGGTTAATGCATTTAACTGGAAGAATATCAGTGATGTTTTGCAAGATAATGTATATGATTTGTTTCAGGGTCTCATGGCAAACTGCTTTCTGGCAGGAAATACCTTGCTGAAGGCGTGGGAAGAAGGAAGTGAAAGTCTTGATGAAATCATGGATAATACGCGTGAGGCTATGGTGAAAGGCCTTGGGAAATTAAAAGAGGTCGATGACACCTTTGATAAGTTTATTCCCGGCTATTCCGGATTCAAGCAATTCAACTCCAATTTTTTGATACTTCGCTCAACCTATAATTATTTAAAGAGAGTCAATACCGAAGATGCCGAAAAGGAGAATGCGATCAGGGCTGTCAAGGAATCCCAGGCCAATAACCGGTGGCATTATGCGACCTGGCAGATGAAACAGAACCTGATCTACGAAATGCGCCATGGCGGCGCCGGATTGGGCGGATTTTCCGAAGAGGATAAGGAAGATGCGGTAATTACGGTGTTGAAGAGTTGCAGGCATGATATGGAATTTGAAAAAATTGTCCAAGGTTTGAAAATGGGTGATTCTAAAAATGGAAGAGAGAAAGTCGACATTTCAAATCTATTAGATTTTAAGCAGCAAAAAGAATTTGATGACCTGAAAATTAAGTATCACTATCAATAA